In a genomic window of Xylanivirga thermophila:
- a CDS encoding cell division protein FtsQ/DivIB — MRRKRRGKGILIFLVLLMLVAAVGFLSTEFFQIRSITAYGQKTISADDISTLSGIPIGENIFKLDKSLAKERIESNPFLKVIDIRRNYPDKVVIEVSERTACAVIPYLGSNIIIDPEGIILGVVDASDGHDYPTITDIYIKSFVVGQPINCGDDYQLKALQRILEEIDKEQIGGEIVEINMKNSDDIYMTSRAGLVIRIGQAIDIPKKLRWLKSQEFIQLNNSDIKGMLDVTIPNKAIYTPIKEENKENKDDGNRGETHE, encoded by the coding sequence ATGAGAAGGAAGCGAAGAGGAAAGGGTATACTAATATTTCTGGTTCTACTCATGCTAGTGGCTGCGGTAGGCTTTTTAAGTACGGAATTTTTTCAAATAAGGAGTATAACTGCATATGGACAAAAGACTATATCAGCTGATGATATTAGTACCTTAAGTGGTATTCCAATAGGAGAAAATATCTTTAAATTAGATAAGAGCTTGGCAAAGGAACGGATAGAATCCAATCCATTCCTTAAGGTAATAGATATAAGGAGAAATTATCCCGATAAAGTGGTCATCGAAGTATCTGAACGTACTGCGTGTGCTGTTATTCCCTATTTGGGCAGTAATATAATAATAGACCCTGAAGGGATAATATTGGGTGTAGTAGATGCTTCCGATGGCCATGACTATCCTACAATAACTGATATATATATCAAAAGTTTTGTAGTGGGACAACCTATAAATTGTGGAGATGATTATCAGTTAAAGGCTCTTCAGCGCATTTTAGAGGAGATAGATAAGGAGCAGATAGGTGGAGAAATAGTGGAAATAAATATGAAAAACTCAGATGATATATATATGACCTCAAGAGCTGGATTGGTTATAAGGATAGGACAGGCAATCGATATACCTAAAAAGCTAAGATGGCTTAAATCTCAAGAATTTATACAGCTAAATAATAGTGATATTAAAGGTATGTTAGATGTAACCATTCCAAACAAGGCTATATATACACCTATTAAAGAAGAAAACAAAGAAAACAAAGACGATGGTAATAGAGGTGAGACCCATGAATAA
- the ftsA gene encoding cell division protein FtsA, with translation MNEYVAAIDFGTTKLVIIVGYMNKEGRLEVVGMGNIPYGDAVHYDWDNISSITPFLSQAVKHVQGMTGHSICKVILGIPGYYCGLMLNNGRISIGEGTVSEEHRALVVKQAASYHLPGNWQVFRTVPHFFRVDDGPAIENPIHVTGNSLKVQASLVCVKSTFAEQAAALLGQYDIEVDYIMPTLLCSGDAMLADHEKKNGSIFLDIGGKSTDIIVYKGGVPIHMDWLPVGGWNITNDLSIGLDISMEQAERLKRQCVLGIDLSKTLNEGDMILSVRTDDGIKDISMLNVQQIMEWRIQEIMELVQKSIKENSSISLDDGYTCVLTGGGVATIRGARDFTSGLLGCPVRIGQAGIAGASNAASLSSVYCLLKDYEQNYENVEYQDDEKELSFMGRIIEWFKNFF, from the coding sequence TTGAATGAATATGTTGCAGCTATAGATTTTGGTACTACTAAATTAGTTATAATAGTAGGATATATGAATAAAGAGGGCAGGCTAGAAGTGGTAGGAATGGGCAATATCCCATATGGAGATGCTGTGCATTATGACTGGGATAATATAAGCAGTATTACCCCCTTTTTATCCCAGGCAGTTAAGCATGTACAAGGTATGACTGGCCACTCAATATGCAAGGTGATATTAGGTATCCCAGGATATTACTGTGGACTGATGCTAAATAACGGGAGGATATCTATAGGTGAAGGTACCGTATCGGAGGAGCACAGGGCACTTGTTGTAAAACAAGCTGCAAGCTATCATCTGCCTGGGAATTGGCAGGTTTTTAGGACTGTTCCTCATTTCTTTCGAGTAGATGATGGTCCTGCCATAGAGAATCCTATACATGTTACAGGCAACAGTCTAAAAGTACAGGCATCCCTTGTATGTGTGAAGAGTACTTTTGCTGAACAGGCAGCGGCACTGCTTGGGCAGTATGATATTGAGGTTGATTATATAATGCCCACATTGCTATGTAGCGGTGATGCTATGCTTGCAGATCATGAAAAGAAAAATGGCAGTATATTTCTAGATATTGGAGGCAAATCCACTGATATTATAGTATATAAAGGTGGTGTGCCAATACATATGGATTGGTTGCCTGTTGGTGGTTGGAATATTACAAATGATTTATCCATAGGTCTGGATATTTCCATGGAGCAAGCTGAACGACTTAAAAGACAATGTGTATTGGGCATAGACCTGTCAAAAACTTTAAACGAGGGGGATATGATATTATCAGTTAGAACAGACGATGGCATAAAGGATATATCCATGCTGAATGTACAGCAGATAATGGAATGGAGAATACAGGAAATAATGGAACTTGTACAAAAGAGTATAAAAGAAAACAGCTCCATATCCCTAGATGATGGATATACCTGTGTCCTTACCGGTGGTGGTGTAGCCACTATAAGGGGGGCAAGGGATTTTACTTCAGGGTTGCTTGGTTGCCCAGTAAGAATTGGACAAGCAGGTATAGCAGGGGCATCTAATGCGGCAAGTCTGTCAAGTGTATATTGTTTACTTAAAGATTATGAGCAAAATTATGAAAATGTCGAATACCAGGATGATGAAAAAGAGCTCAGTTTTATGGGCAGAATAATAGAATGGTTTAAGAATTTCTTTTAA
- the sigG gene encoding RNA polymerase sporulation sigma factor SigG, giving the protein MQSNKVEICGVNTSKLPVLTNEQMRELFKRMHAGDKSAREEFIQGNLRLVLSVIQRFNNRGEHIDDLFQVGCIGLIKAIDNFDLSHNVKFSTYAVPMIIGEIRRYLRDNNPIRVSRSLRDIAYKALQVRDQMISKNSKEPTISEIAEALELPREEVVFALDAIQDPVSLFEPIYHDGGDAIYVMDQVSDEKNVDENWLEGIALSEAMDKLNERENLILTLRFFEGRTQMEVAQEIGISQAQVSRLEKSALIHMRKYI; this is encoded by the coding sequence ATGCAGAGCAATAAGGTTGAAATTTGTGGTGTAAACACATCTAAACTGCCTGTACTTACAAATGAGCAGATGAGGGAGCTATTTAAACGTATGCATGCCGGGGACAAAAGTGCCCGGGAGGAGTTTATTCAAGGTAATTTAAGGTTGGTACTTAGCGTTATTCAACGCTTTAATAATAGAGGGGAGCATATAGATGATCTTTTTCAGGTAGGTTGTATTGGACTTATAAAAGCTATTGATAATTTTGATCTTTCCCATAATGTAAAGTTTTCTACATATGCCGTACCTATGATAATTGGTGAGATTAGGCGTTATCTTCGGGATAACAATCCCATTCGGGTAAGTCGATCTCTAAGGGATATAGCATATAAGGCATTACAGGTAAGGGATCAAATGATAAGTAAGAATTCCAAGGAGCCTACCATATCAGAGATAGCCGAAGCCTTGGAGCTTCCTAGAGAAGAGGTGGTGTTCGCCCTCGATGCAATACAGGATCCGGTGTCATTATTTGAACCTATATATCATGACGGAGGAGATGCCATATATGTAATGGATCAGGTCAGTGATGAAAAGAATGTTGATGAGAACTGGCTTGAGGGTATTGCTTTAAGCGAAGCGATGGATAAGCTTAATGAACGGGAAAATCTCATACTCACCCTTAGATTCTTTGAAGGACGTACACAGATGGAGGTGGCTCAGGAGATTGGAATATCTCAGGCCCAGGTTTCCCGTTTGGAGAAATCAGCCCTTATCCATATGCGGAAATATATATAA
- the nrdR gene encoding transcriptional regulator NrdR: MKCPFCGYLESKVVDSRPTDEGSTIRRRRECINCSKRFTTYEKIEHLPLFIIKKDGRREVFDSNKIMAGLLKACEKRPVAIKDLEGLVGDVEKTLYNSLEQEITSETIGQMVMERLKELDEVAYVRFASVYRQFKDINTFMKELEKLLNEE; this comes from the coding sequence ATGAAATGCCCTTTTTGTGGATATTTAGAGAGCAAGGTGGTAGACTCCCGACCAACGGACGAGGGATCTACTATTAGGCGAAGGCGGGAGTGTATAAACTGCAGTAAGAGGTTTACCACATATGAAAAGATAGAGCACCTTCCCCTCTTCATCATAAAGAAGGACGGGAGGCGTGAGGTATTTGACAGCAACAAGATAATGGCTGGGCTTTTAAAGGCATGTGAAAAGAGGCCTGTGGCAATAAAGGATCTTGAAGGTCTGGTAGGCGATGTGGAAAAGACACTATATAATTCTTTAGAGCAGGAGATAACGAGTGAGACTATAGGGCAGATGGTTATGGAGCGGCTAAAGGAACTTGATGAAGTGGCATATGTGAGATTTGCCTCTGTATATCGTCAATTTAAGGATATAAATACATTCATGAAGGAGCTTGAAAAACTTTTAAATGAAGAATGA
- the murA gene encoding UDP-N-acetylglucosamine 1-carboxyvinyltransferase — protein MDRYIINGGNKLNGIVRVDGAKNAILPILASVALTDKQVILHDCPQLSDVNDMLSILKSMGCKIKREGHTIILDPSGINEWRIPDYYVKKIRSSIVILGAVLGRMGKSGITYPGGCEIGQRPIDLHLKGLRKLGVEIDDSYGYLNCTVDTLRGADIHLDYPSVGATENIMLAASKAKGTTVIRNAAKEPEIVDLQDFINAMGGRIGGAGTDTVVIEGVKAFKPVEYRVIPDRIATGTFMVAAAITGGDVFIDNVIESHVQSIIYKLRETGCGVLLQDNGIRVKSIPELKAIDHTKTLPYPGFPSDMQAPLMAMLTRCNGTSIVTENIFENRYKHVPELKKMGANIRVESNTAIIQGVDMLMGARMEATDLRGGAALVIAALDAQGASEIGNINHIDRGYEGLECKLKGLGAKIERIKG, from the coding sequence TTGGATAGATATATAATAAATGGAGGCAATAAATTAAATGGTATAGTCCGAGTGGATGGAGCCAAAAATGCAATACTGCCCATACTAGCGAGTGTAGCCCTTACCGATAAACAGGTGATACTTCATGATTGTCCACAGCTTTCAGACGTGAATGATATGCTATCTATACTTAAAAGTATGGGATGTAAAATAAAACGGGAAGGCCACACTATAATATTGGATCCTTCTGGTATCAATGAATGGAGAATACCCGATTACTATGTAAAAAAGATACGTTCTTCAATAGTAATATTAGGGGCTGTCCTAGGACGTATGGGGAAATCCGGTATTACATACCCAGGTGGTTGTGAAATTGGACAAAGGCCCATAGATCTCCATCTAAAAGGTCTTAGAAAATTGGGAGTAGAAATAGATGATTCCTATGGCTATCTTAATTGTACAGTAGATACATTAAGGGGAGCTGATATACATCTTGATTATCCGAGTGTAGGTGCTACTGAAAATATAATGTTGGCAGCTTCAAAGGCAAAGGGTACCACTGTAATAAGAAATGCTGCTAAAGAACCAGAGATAGTAGATCTCCAGGACTTCATAAATGCAATGGGCGGCAGGATAGGTGGTGCAGGAACTGATACAGTAGTCATAGAAGGCGTAAAGGCATTTAAACCGGTGGAATATAGGGTAATACCTGATAGAATAGCGACAGGTACCTTTATGGTAGCAGCTGCTATAACCGGTGGAGATGTATTCATTGATAATGTTATAGAATCCCATGTGCAATCTATTATATACAAGTTGAGGGAGACAGGGTGTGGGGTGCTTTTACAGGATAATGGGATAAGGGTAAAATCTATACCGGAGCTTAAGGCAATAGATCATACAAAGACACTTCCATATCCCGGATTTCCTTCCGATATGCAGGCCCCCCTTATGGCAATGCTTACAAGGTGTAATGGTACCAGTATAGTAACGGAAAATATATTCGAAAATAGATATAAACATGTTCCGGAGCTTAAAAAGATGGGCGCAAATATAAGGGTGGAAAGCAATACGGCAATAATACAGGGTGTAGACATGCTAATGGGTGCTCGGATGGAGGCTACTGATCTAAGGGGAGGTGCCGCATTGGTAATTGCAGCATTAGATGCACAGGGTGCTAGTGAGATAGGTAATATAAATCATATAGATAGAGGATATGAAGGGTTAGAATGTAAGCTGAAGGGGTTAGGTGCTAAGATAGAACGTATTAAAGGATAG
- a CDS encoding DUF881 domain-containing protein — protein sequence MNKKDARVISVICVFLGLLLYITFTDGGTGVNMEDTTGIKKLEGLINEQEALKAQHDKLLDKRTEYEKKMDALEEQAAHQSSFGQDIKAEIINARMVAGLMDVHGPGIEILLNDRKRDDVILRNPDMISNYIVHDSDLLNIVNELRAAGAEAISINDTRIIETSRISCGGPTINIGSQNRFAPPFIIKAIGNPDELASVFQREDSIYKVLMDWGLEFHIKKVEDIRVPANYGSVWYQYAKIVEEGD from the coding sequence ATGAATAAAAAGGATGCCAGAGTAATTTCAGTGATATGTGTCTTTCTAGGTTTATTACTATATATAACGTTTACAGACGGTGGGACGGGAGTAAATATGGAAGATACCACTGGTATAAAAAAATTAGAAGGTCTTATAAATGAACAAGAGGCGCTAAAGGCTCAGCATGATAAACTTTTGGATAAGCGTACTGAATATGAAAAAAAGATGGATGCTTTAGAGGAACAGGCCGCCCATCAAAGTAGCTTTGGACAGGATATAAAGGCTGAAATAATAAATGCCAGGATGGTAGCAGGCCTTATGGATGTACATGGTCCAGGTATTGAAATATTGCTAAATGATCGCAAGCGGGATGATGTAATACTCAGAAATCCAGATATGATTTCAAATTATATAGTTCATGATAGCGATTTATTAAATATAGTAAATGAATTGAGGGCGGCAGGAGCAGAAGCCATATCCATTAACGATACTAGGATAATTGAAACATCCAGGATAAGTTGTGGTGGACCGACTATAAATATTGGTAGTCAAAATAGATTTGCACCGCCCTTTATAATAAAAGCAATAGGTAATCCCGATGAACTGGCCTCCGTATTCCAGCGAGAAGATAGTATTTATAAGGTACTTATGGACTGGGGGCTGGAATTTCATATAAAAAAGGTTGAAGATATAAGGGTACCAGCCAATTATGGCAGTGTTTGGTATCAATATGCAAAGATAGTGGAAGAAGGTGATTAA
- a CDS encoding NAD(P)-dependent malic enzyme yields the protein MDVKERALKLHQEARGKIEVVSTVKVESLEDLALAYTPGVAEPCKEISCDMDKVYKYTRKWNLVAVVTDGSAVLGLGNIGPEAGLPVMEGKSVLFKTFGGVDAFPICLASQDVDDIVETVKMISPTFGGINLEDIGAPRCFEVERRLKEELDIPVFHDDQHGTAIVVVAAMLNALKIVGKDIHDISVVVNGAGSAGIACTRLLMSMGLEDVVLCDIDGALYKGKEGLNWAQSEMAALTNKKMKKGSLSDVIKGADVFIGVSGPNVLTQNMVRSMNRDAIIFAMANPVPEIYPDEAKAGGARVIGTGRSDFPNQINNVLVFPGMFRGALDVRAKEINDEMKIAAAKAIAGIVKDDELNEEYILPNAIDKRISQKVAEAVAKAARDSGVARL from the coding sequence ATGGATGTAAAAGAGAGGGCTTTAAAACTGCATCAAGAGGCCAGGGGCAAGATTGAGGTAGTGAGTACGGTAAAGGTAGAATCTCTGGAAGATTTAGCCCTTGCCTATACTCCAGGTGTTGCTGAGCCATGCAAGGAAATCAGTTGCGATATGGACAAGGTATATAAATACACAAGAAAATGGAATTTAGTAGCTGTAGTTACAGATGGTAGTGCAGTTCTAGGTTTAGGTAATATAGGGCCAGAGGCCGGATTGCCTGTTATGGAAGGCAAGTCCGTATTATTTAAGACCTTTGGAGGAGTAGATGCCTTTCCCATATGTCTTGCTAGTCAAGACGTGGATGATATAGTGGAAACTGTTAAAATGATATCGCCTACTTTTGGTGGTATAAACCTTGAGGATATAGGGGCACCAAGATGTTTTGAAGTGGAGAGACGTCTAAAGGAAGAACTTGATATACCGGTATTTCATGACGATCAGCATGGTACTGCCATAGTTGTAGTAGCAGCCATGCTAAATGCATTAAAGATAGTAGGAAAGGATATACATGATATCTCTGTGGTGGTAAATGGAGCAGGTTCAGCTGGCATTGCTTGTACCAGACTGCTTATGAGTATGGGGCTGGAAGATGTGGTACTTTGCGATATAGACGGTGCTTTATACAAGGGCAAGGAAGGACTAAACTGGGCACAATCTGAAATGGCTGCTCTCACCAATAAAAAAATGAAAAAAGGTAGTTTATCCGATGTAATAAAGGGTGCCGATGTATTTATAGGGGTGTCAGGCCCCAATGTACTAACTCAAAATATGGTGCGAAGTATGAATAGGGATGCTATAATATTTGCAATGGCAAATCCAGTGCCTGAGATATACCCTGATGAGGCAAAAGCAGGAGGTGCCCGGGTGATTGGTACGGGACGATCCGATTTCCCAAATCAGATAAATAATGTTTTAGTCTTCCCAGGTATGTTTAGGGGTGCCTTAGATGTAAGGGCAAAAGAGATAAATGATGAAATGAAGATTGCAGCTGCCAAAGCCATCGCCGGTATAGTAAAGGATGATGAATTAAATGAGGAGTATATACTTCCAAATGCCATAGACAAGAGGATAAGTCAAAAGGTAGCAGAGGCTGTAGCAAAGGCTGCTAGGGATTCAGGAGTGGCAAGATTATGA
- a CDS encoding DUF881 domain-containing protein — MNKKIGGQIAILLVSIILGLMLASQFKNVQRVGGNVSLQRTQELTSEIQKLKQENDAISKQLREYEKSIWEYENAAQDDGKVSETLHKELDRARMLAGFNDLQGSGVIVTVKPYTYQSEFGDTQIVSNVNYEDLLKLINELNAAGAEAISVNNERIISTSEIRNAGDYIVINTNRYSIPFEIKAIGNPETLEAALKLLGGVADELSTVLDIEIKRSDNIKVLKYTRPMQFEYAKPVQENK, encoded by the coding sequence ATGAATAAAAAGATAGGTGGACAAATAGCAATACTGTTAGTTAGCATAATACTGGGTCTTATGTTAGCGTCCCAGTTTAAAAATGTCCAAAGGGTAGGGGGCAATGTTTCACTGCAGCGTACCCAGGAACTAACCAGTGAAATACAAAAATTAAAACAAGAAAATGATGCCATATCAAAACAGCTTAGGGAATATGAAAAGAGTATTTGGGAGTATGAAAACGCAGCACAGGATGATGGTAAGGTGTCTGAAACGCTCCATAAGGAGCTGGATCGCGCCAGAATGCTTGCAGGTTTTAATGATCTGCAGGGATCGGGAGTGATTGTAACCGTAAAGCCCTACACATACCAATCGGAATTTGGTGATACCCAAATAGTTTCCAATGTAAACTATGAAGACCTTTTGAAGTTGATAAATGAATTAAATGCTGCCGGGGCTGAGGCTATTTCTGTAAACAATGAACGTATAATATCAACTAGCGAGATCCGAAATGCAGGTGATTATATAGTGATAAATACCAATAGATATTCCATACCATTTGAAATAAAAGCAATAGGTAATCCTGAAACTCTGGAAGCTGCCTTAAAACTATTAGGCGGTGTGGCTGATGAATTATCGACAGTGCTTGATATAGAGATAAAAAGATCTGATAATATTAAAGTGTTGAAATATACCAGGCCAATGCAATTTGAATATGCAAAGCCTGTACAGGAAAATAAATAG
- a CDS encoding small basic family protein — MWLTIIGIVIGIVLGMVLPISVPIAYSSYMSIAVLAALDSVFGGIRASLEGNFETDVFISGFFGNAFLAAGLAYLGDRLDVPIYLAAIFAFGTRLFNNFAVLRRHFLSYLRDKSFLDDEK; from the coding sequence ATGTGGTTGACCATTATTGGAATAGTTATAGGTATAGTACTAGGTATGGTACTGCCAATAAGTGTTCCAATAGCTTACTCGTCATATATGTCTATTGCTGTGCTAGCTGCATTGGACTCAGTGTTTGGCGGTATAAGGGCAAGTCTTGAGGGCAATTTTGAGACAGATGTATTTATTTCAGGTTTCTTTGGAAATGCCTTTTTGGCAGCTGGATTGGCTTATCTAGGAGACAGGTTAGATGTACCTATATATTTGGCCGCAATATTTGCCTTTGGTACAAGATTATTTAACAACTTTGCCGTACTTAGACGCCATTTTCTAAGTTACCTTCGAGATAAATCGTTCCTAGATGATGAAAAATAG
- the spoIIGA gene encoding sigma-E processing peptidase SpoIIGA — protein MVTEYRYLDILWLDNVLMNYIILWVTVKVSKIKCVSWRLWVSAGIGALYAVFIFLPQFQAMRTIPLKICLSLIMLLAAFEFNNIGQFIKVLAFFYCTTFIFGGAAFGIYYFLGEGVQVQDGIFYIENYPVKILAFACIIVITLGRNLRDFMRNRLNHQELLYTIGIYFDGEKAEVEGLLDTGNALYDPISQNPVIVVEFAEVRHILPSDIQDIFIKSKENDLEFITKTVANSSWIGRFRMIPFMALGKENGMLIGFKPDKVSILMDGDWQETRDIIIGIYARQLSKDSEYHALINPQLIQ, from the coding sequence ATGGTAACTGAATATAGGTATCTCGATATACTATGGCTAGATAATGTATTAATGAACTATATAATTCTATGGGTGACAGTCAAAGTATCAAAGATTAAATGTGTTTCCTGGAGGTTATGGGTATCAGCAGGCATAGGTGCATTATATGCGGTTTTTATATTTCTACCTCAGTTTCAAGCTATGCGGACCATTCCCCTAAAGATATGTTTATCATTAATAATGCTCCTTGCAGCCTTTGAATTTAATAATATAGGACAATTTATAAAGGTTCTAGCTTTTTTCTATTGCACCACCTTTATATTTGGTGGTGCAGCATTTGGAATATACTATTTTCTAGGTGAAGGGGTTCAGGTACAGGATGGTATATTCTATATAGAAAATTATCCTGTAAAAATTCTGGCCTTTGCATGTATTATAGTAATCACATTAGGGAGAAACTTGCGGGATTTTATGCGTAATCGTCTAAACCATCAGGAACTTTTATACACTATAGGTATATATTTCGATGGAGAAAAGGCTGAGGTTGAGGGTCTGTTGGATACGGGAAATGCACTATATGACCCAATTAGTCAAAATCCTGTAATAGTGGTGGAGTTTGCTGAGGTACGGCATATATTGCCCAGTGACATACAAGATATCTTTATAAAATCGAAGGAGAATGATTTGGAGTTTATTACAAAAACAGTAGCCAATTCATCTTGGATAGGGCGGTTTCGGATGATACCGTTTATGGCTCTAGGCAAGGAAAATGGCATGCTAATAGGTTTTAAACCTGATAAGGTAAGTATTTTGATGGACGGGGATTGGCAAGAGACAAGGGATATAATAATAGGAATATATGCCAGGCAATTGTCAAAGGACAGTGAATATCATGCCCTTATAAATCCGCAGCTTATTCAATAG
- a CDS encoding YlmC/YmxH family sporulation protein, whose product MNKSSDFRQKEVINIKDGKKLGYIVDMEFDLYQGRVTAIVVPGPSKFLGFFKGEGDIVIPWERIKKIGDDVILVDVDNLPPAH is encoded by the coding sequence ATAAATAAATCATCAGATTTCAGGCAAAAGGAAGTTATAAACATAAAGGATGGGAAGAAGCTTGGGTATATAGTGGATATGGAATTTGATTTGTATCAAGGGAGGGTTACTGCCATAGTGGTACCTGGCCCGTCAAAATTCTTAGGCTTTTTTAAAGGTGAGGGCGACATTGTAATACCATGGGAAAGGATAAAAAAGATAGGTGATGATGTAATATTGGTAGATGTAGACAATCTCCCGCCTGCCCATTAA
- the ftsZ gene encoding cell division protein FtsZ produces the protein MLEFEVDTNQFAQIKVVGVGGGGNNAVNRMIEFGLKGVDFIAVNTDKQALCLSKATQKIQIGEKLTKGLGAGANPEIGQKAAEESHDEIYQALKGADMIFITAGMGGGTGTGAAPIVAQVAEELGILTVGVVTKPFLFEGRKRMQNAEQGIEILKEKVDTLITIPNDRLLQVVERRTSMLEAFKVADDVLRQGVQGISDLIAVPGLVNLDFADVRTIMNEKGLAHMGVGRSTGDNRATEAAKQAIQSPLLETTIEGARGVLLNITGGDNLGLFEVNEAAELVAQAAHPDANIIFGAVIDENLDDEIVITVIATGFDDKPSARVEKKKVEQVIEAAVTKDNSDDLDIPTFLRRGRLK, from the coding sequence GTGCTCGAATTTGAGGTGGACACAAATCAATTTGCGCAGATTAAGGTTGTAGGGGTAGGCGGAGGAGGCAACAATGCTGTTAATCGGATGATAGAGTTTGGACTTAAAGGTGTAGATTTTATTGCTGTAAATACAGACAAGCAGGCACTGTGCCTGTCAAAGGCTACTCAAAAGATACAAATAGGCGAAAAATTGACTAAAGGTTTAGGTGCAGGTGCCAATCCTGAAATAGGTCAAAAAGCGGCTGAGGAAAGCCATGATGAAATATACCAGGCTCTAAAAGGTGCAGATATGATATTTATAACTGCAGGTATGGGGGGAGGTACCGGTACAGGTGCAGCGCCCATAGTAGCCCAGGTAGCTGAGGAATTGGGAATTTTGACAGTAGGTGTAGTTACCAAGCCTTTCTTGTTTGAAGGGCGAAAACGGATGCAAAATGCAGAACAAGGAATTGAAATTTTAAAAGAAAAAGTCGATACTTTGATTACTATACCAAATGACAGACTACTTCAAGTGGTGGAGAGACGTACTTCAATGCTTGAAGCATTTAAAGTTGCTGATGATGTATTAAGACAGGGTGTTCAAGGTATCTCCGATCTTATTGCCGTACCTGGATTGGTTAATCTGGACTTTGCCGATGTAAGGACTATTATGAATGAAAAAGGATTGGCCCATATGGGAGTAGGCCGTTCAACCGGGGATAATCGTGCTACCGAAGCAGCTAAACAGGCAATACAAAGTCCCCTCCTTGAAACTACTATAGAAGGGGCTAGGGGTGTATTATTAAATATTACAGGTGGCGACAATCTGGGATTGTTTGAAGTCAATGAAGCAGCAGAACTGGTTGCCCAGGCTGCCCATCCTGATGCCAATATTATATTTGGTGCAGTGATAGATGAAAATCTAGATGATGAGATAGTTATAACTGTTATAGCCACTGGCTTTGATGACAAACCTTCTGCTCGGGTTGAAAAGAAAAAAGTAGAGCAAGTTATTGAAGCCGCAGTTACAAAGGATAACAGCGATGATTTAGATATCCCCACTTTTTTGAGGAGGGGCAGGTTAAAATAA
- the sigE gene encoding RNA polymerase sporulation sigma factor SigE, which translates to MYNKMLINIMRKIKGRNKPPIYYISGSQALPPPLTNEEERELISQLREGNNAVKSTLIERNLRLVVYIARKFENTGIGVEDLISIGTIGLIKAVNTFDPNKRIKLATYASRCIENEILMYLRRNGKNRTEISFDEPLNIDWDGNELLLSDILGTESDLVYKFIEEQVDKELLKIALDKLPNRERRIMELRFGLYDGEEKTQKQVADMLGISQSYISRLEKRIIKRLKKEMNRLV; encoded by the coding sequence ATGTATAATAAGATGCTTATAAACATTATGCGCAAGATAAAGGGGCGAAACAAACCCCCCATATACTATATAAGCGGTAGTCAGGCCCTCCCGCCTCCACTTACAAACGAAGAGGAGCGGGAACTCATATCTCAACTTAGGGAAGGAAATAATGCAGTAAAAAGTACACTTATAGAGCGAAATCTAAGACTTGTTGTATATATTGCAAGGAAGTTTGAAAACACGGGTATAGGCGTGGAAGACCTTATATCCATAGGTACTATAGGACTTATAAAAGCGGTAAACACATTTGACCCAAATAAACGGATAAAGCTTGCAACCTATGCTTCACGGTGCATTGAAAATGAGATACTAATGTATTTGAGACGGAATGGCAAGAATAGAACTGAGATTTCATTTGACGAGCCCTTAAATATAGACTGGGACGGGAATGAATTATTATTATCCGATATATTGGGAACAGAAAGTGATCTGGTATATAAGTTTATCGAAGAACAGGTGGATAAGGAACTTTTAAAGATTGCCCTTGATAAGCTGCCAAATAGGGAGAGACGTATTATGGAGCTTAGATTTGGACTTTATGATGGTGAGGAAAAAACTCAAAAACAGGTGGCTGATATGCTTGGAATATCCCAATCCTACATATCAAGACTGGAAAAACGAATCATAAAAAGGTTAAAAAAGGAAATGAACCGTTTGGTTTGA